In the Pseudonocardia cypriaca genome, one interval contains:
- a CDS encoding pyridoxamine 5'-phosphate oxidase family protein → MSTWQEFTTGAPRIAEIFTRRHAKTGNLCMLATLRSDGFPRISPIEPRIFEGRLVLAGMPGTTKFHDLARDPRFCLHTATVDTHVSDGDAKLFGRVHDEQDEALHQRFADALFEETGFDLRGREFRPFYVADLTGASSVEIVDGGMAVTIWKPGEPERVVRKT, encoded by the coding sequence ATGAGCACCTGGCAGGAGTTCACGACGGGGGCACCGCGGATCGCCGAGATCTTCACGCGACGCCACGCCAAGACCGGGAACCTGTGCATGCTGGCCACGCTCCGGTCGGACGGCTTCCCGCGGATCAGCCCCATCGAGCCCCGGATCTTCGAGGGGCGGCTGGTCCTCGCCGGCATGCCGGGCACGACGAAGTTCCACGACCTCGCCCGCGACCCCCGCTTCTGCCTGCACACCGCCACGGTCGACACCCACGTGTCCGACGGCGACGCGAAGCTCTTCGGGCGCGTGCACGACGAGCAGGACGAGGCACTGCACCAGCGGTTCGCCGACGCCCTCTTCGAGGAGACCGGTTTCGACCTGCGGGGGCGGGAGTTCCGGCCCTTCTACGTCGCGGACCTGACCGGGGCGTCGTCGGTGGAGATCGTCGACGGCGGGATGGCGGTGACGATCTGGAAGCCGGGCGAGCCGGAGCGGGTGGTGCGGAAGACCTGA
- a CDS encoding AAA family ATPase, translating into MPPLGASDPLPHHPRRVLVAGCSGAGKSTLAAALAGRLGIPYHELDALRHGAEWVPRAEFEADVAAFAATERWVTEWQGGSVRPLLLARADLVVWLDLPRWRVFSQLLRRTVHRRLHRTELWNGNVEPPLWTFVTDPEHVLRWAWSSYRRNRHRMRELLAGGAAPPVVRLRSRREIRRWLASI; encoded by the coding sequence GTGCCACCGCTGGGCGCGTCCGATCCGCTGCCGCACCACCCGCGCCGCGTGCTCGTCGCCGGTTGCTCCGGGGCGGGGAAGAGCACCCTCGCCGCGGCCCTCGCCGGCCGGCTCGGCATCCCGTACCACGAGCTGGACGCCCTGCGGCACGGCGCGGAGTGGGTGCCCCGCGCGGAGTTCGAGGCCGACGTGGCAGCGTTCGCCGCCACGGAACGCTGGGTCACCGAATGGCAGGGCGGATCGGTGCGGCCGCTGCTGCTGGCCCGTGCGGACCTGGTCGTCTGGCTCGACCTGCCGCGCTGGCGGGTGTTCAGCCAGCTGCTGCGGCGCACGGTTCACCGACGGCTCCACCGGACCGAGCTGTGGAACGGGAACGTCGAGCCGCCGCTGTGGACGTTCGTCACCGATCCGGAGCACGTCCTGCGGTGGGCGTGGTCGTCGTACCGCCGCAACCGGCACCGGATGCGGGAGCTGCTGGCGGGAGGCGCGGCTCCTCCCGTCGTCCGCCTGCGCAGCCGCCGGGAGATCCGGCGCTGGCTCGCTTCGATCTAG
- a CDS encoding class I SAM-dependent methyltransferase, giving the protein MSDGRVLFQEFLRAPTRVATVTASSEALVTALLAPHQLDGSRVVVELGAGTGRVTDALQHRLRGTGRHVAVEINPVLAARLAERHPAVTVVCADAARLPDVLTEHGIDQADAIVSLLPWAAYAAAPVPALAARALAPTGTFTQATLRGFHLLPPARKQAEDLRAAFGSLTASPTIWRNLPPARVLIAREPRP; this is encoded by the coding sequence GTGAGTGACGGCCGGGTGTTGTTCCAGGAGTTCCTGCGCGCGCCGACGCGCGTCGCGACCGTGACGGCGAGCTCCGAAGCGCTGGTCACGGCCCTGCTCGCGCCGCACCAGCTCGACGGTTCGCGGGTCGTCGTCGAGCTGGGCGCGGGCACCGGCCGGGTCACCGACGCGCTGCAGCACCGCCTCCGCGGCACGGGGCGGCACGTCGCGGTCGAGATCAACCCGGTGCTCGCCGCGCGCCTCGCCGAGCGGCACCCGGCCGTCACCGTCGTGTGCGCCGACGCGGCCCGGCTGCCGGACGTGCTGACCGAGCACGGCATCGACCAGGCGGACGCGATCGTCAGCCTGCTGCCGTGGGCGGCCTACGCGGCCGCGCCCGTGCCCGCGCTGGCCGCCCGCGCCCTCGCGCCCACCGGCACGTTCACGCAAGCCACCCTGCGCGGCTTCCACCTGCTCCCGCCCGCGCGGAAGCAGGCCGAGGACCTGCGGGCGGCGTTCGGCTCGCTCACCGCGAGCCCCACGATCTGGCGGAACCTGCCGCCCGCCCGCGTCCTGATCGCCCGCGAACCCCGGCCCTAG
- a CDS encoding PucR family transcriptional regulator ligand-binding domain-containing protein encodes MEFAGTSRKPALLTVADLVADPALRLAVVAGRGGLGREIEAAAVSELAEPGPWLQGGELLLTIGLLLDESDPGCAAYVAGLLAAGVRALGLGLGADLRYQSAPACLVRAAEEAGLPLLTVPDGVPFIAVTKAVFAWRAREERRQLEWALHTQRALTAAAVQPGGLAGILGAYERATGRAALVVDLLERPIASSRAGHEPLVGDFTGMLARVRAQGLLGAAVDAGAGRRREVHPLGSRRLRAWLLVAGPADRVGSNLVTGDLVSLLSLELERVHGLGATRQRDRAQVLARLARGTVDDLVAARWLDAAGLPDADLQAAVVAAPHAAELAADIAGALPDALTRVVRIGEEEAVELAVPVGVDLAAVLATLAPARPAGIGIGVRPGALAVSLRQARSALPESRITGRHVHAADIASSRQLLATVPAERLQGYADAVLGPLDAGERSAELVRTLTAFLEHNGHWEAAAAALQVHRHTVRNRIATVEELTGRRLGSAHDRQELWLALRARDLARMSDG; translated from the coding sequence ATCGAATTCGCCGGAACGTCCAGGAAACCCGCCCTGCTGACCGTCGCCGATCTGGTCGCCGACCCGGCGCTGCGGCTCGCGGTCGTAGCGGGCCGCGGCGGGCTCGGCCGCGAGATCGAGGCCGCGGCGGTGTCCGAGCTCGCCGAGCCCGGACCGTGGCTGCAGGGCGGCGAGCTGCTGCTCACGATCGGGCTCCTGCTCGACGAGTCCGACCCCGGCTGCGCCGCGTACGTCGCCGGGCTGCTCGCCGCGGGAGTGCGGGCGCTCGGGCTCGGGCTGGGTGCCGACCTGCGCTACCAGTCGGCCCCGGCCTGCCTCGTCCGAGCGGCAGAGGAGGCCGGCCTGCCGCTGCTGACCGTGCCGGACGGGGTGCCGTTCATCGCCGTCACGAAGGCGGTGTTCGCCTGGCGGGCGCGCGAGGAGCGCCGGCAGCTGGAGTGGGCGCTGCACACCCAGCGGGCGCTCACCGCGGCCGCCGTCCAGCCCGGCGGGCTCGCCGGGATCCTCGGCGCGTACGAGCGGGCCACCGGCCGCGCCGCGCTCGTCGTCGACCTGCTCGAGCGGCCCATCGCCAGCTCCCGGGCCGGGCACGAACCCCTCGTCGGCGACTTCACGGGCATGCTCGCCCGGGTCCGCGCCCAAGGTTTGCTCGGCGCCGCGGTCGACGCGGGCGCCGGCCGCAGGCGGGAGGTGCACCCGCTCGGCTCGCGCCGGCTGCGGGCCTGGCTGCTCGTCGCGGGACCTGCCGACCGGGTGGGCTCCAACCTCGTCACGGGCGACCTCGTCTCGCTGCTGTCGCTCGAGCTCGAACGCGTGCACGGGCTGGGCGCGACGCGGCAGCGCGACCGCGCGCAGGTGCTCGCCCGGCTGGCGCGGGGCACCGTCGACGACCTCGTCGCCGCACGCTGGCTGGACGCGGCGGGGCTGCCCGACGCCGACCTGCAGGCCGCCGTCGTCGCCGCGCCGCATGCGGCGGAGCTCGCCGCCGACATCGCCGGGGCCCTGCCCGACGCACTGACCCGCGTAGTCCGGATCGGGGAGGAGGAAGCCGTCGAGCTGGCCGTGCCGGTCGGCGTCGACCTGGCCGCCGTGCTGGCCACGCTCGCCCCCGCCCGCCCCGCCGGGATCGGCATCGGGGTGCGACCCGGAGCGCTCGCCGTGTCGCTGCGGCAGGCGCGCTCCGCGCTGCCGGAGAGCCGGATCACCGGCCGCCACGTGCACGCGGCCGACATCGCGAGCAGCCGCCAGCTGCTCGCGACCGTGCCCGCCGAACGGCTGCAGGGCTACGCCGACGCCGTCCTCGGCCCCCTCGACGCTGGCGAGCGCTCCGCCGAGCTCGTGCGCACCCTCACCGCGTTCCTCGAGCACAACGGCCACTGGGAGGCGGCCGCCGCGGCGTTGCAGGTCCACCGCCACACCGTCCGCAACCGGATCGCGACCGTGGAGGAGCTCACGGGCCGCCGGCTGGGCTCGGCCCACGACCGGCAGGAGCTGTGGCTCGCGCTGCGCGCCCGCGACCTCGCGCGCATGTCCGACGGCTGA
- the speB gene encoding agmatinase, producing MALGPVDATVTPRFAGPETFARLPRLDQVTDVDVAVLGMPFDSGVSYRPGARFGPAHVRASSKLLRPHHPALKVDPFADQQVVDAGDVSINPFDIEDAIRSVERASDELRGGGARLLSVGGDHTIALPLLRSVHRTHGPVAVLHFDAHLDTWDTYFGAPYTHGTPFRRASEEGLLDPERCLHVGIRGPLYGAEDLADDARLGFQVIGSDDYQVDGLATVVERMRARLGEGPVYVSVDIDVLDPAHAPGTGTPEAGGLTSRELLHTLRGLVGTDIVGADIVEVAPAYDHAEITGIAAAHVAYELLSVLAAK from the coding sequence ATGGCGCTCGGACCAGTCGACGCGACAGTCACCCCCCGCTTCGCCGGACCGGAAACGTTCGCGCGCCTGCCACGCCTCGATCAGGTCACCGACGTGGACGTGGCGGTGCTCGGGATGCCGTTCGACTCCGGGGTGTCCTACCGGCCCGGCGCCCGCTTCGGGCCCGCGCACGTGCGCGCGTCGTCCAAGCTGCTGCGCCCGCACCACCCGGCGCTGAAGGTGGACCCGTTCGCCGACCAGCAGGTGGTCGACGCGGGCGACGTGTCGATCAACCCGTTCGACATCGAGGACGCGATCCGGTCGGTGGAGCGCGCGTCCGACGAGCTGCGGGGCGGCGGGGCCCGCCTGCTGTCGGTCGGCGGTGACCACACGATCGCCCTGCCGCTGCTGCGCTCGGTGCACCGCACGCACGGACCGGTCGCCGTGCTGCACTTCGACGCCCACCTCGACACCTGGGACACCTACTTCGGCGCGCCGTACACGCACGGCACCCCGTTCCGGCGCGCGAGCGAGGAGGGCCTGCTCGACCCGGAGCGCTGCCTGCACGTCGGGATCCGCGGGCCCCTCTACGGCGCCGAGGACCTCGCCGACGACGCCCGGCTCGGTTTCCAGGTGATCGGCTCCGACGACTACCAGGTCGACGGGCTCGCCACCGTGGTCGAGCGGATGCGCGCCCGCCTCGGCGAGGGCCCGGTCTACGTCTCGGTCGACATCGACGTGCTCGACCCCGCCCACGCGCCCGGCACCGGGACCCCCGAGGCCGGCGGGCTGACCAGCCGCGAGCTGCTGCACACGCTGCGCGGTCTCGTGGGGACCGACATCGTCGGCGCGGACATCGTCGAGGTCGCCCCCGCCTACGACCACGCGGAGATCACCGGGATCGCGGCGGCGCACGTGGCGTACGAGCTGCTCTCCGTGCTCGCCGCGAAATGA
- a CDS encoding 5-guanidino-2-oxopentanoate decarboxylase, whose product MSTRNGGAAVVETLAAHGVDTVFGIPGTHNLELYRHLVACGIRAVTPRHEQGAGYAAEGYARVGGRPGVVLTTSGPGLTNAMTAAATAYAESQPMLVLSPGVPTGTEGADLGLLHETKDASGAMDRLVRWSRRVESPEEAADAVTEAFATFRGTRPRPVHVEVPLDVLERAWGGSPWVGAVTAAPEPDAADVRRAATLLARARRPLVIAGGGAVDAAAEVRALAEALGAPVATTVNGKGVLDESHPLAVGAAVRLRALQKATADSDALIVVGSELGDADLWEGRIAAPAVIRCDIDPGQLHKNCPADVALLGDAATTLQALLAALPANPTSDAFVGTYPTNAPFVGTDGRAARAGELREACRAEARGGAGAYEEINAAVRAALPADGVLAGDSSQVTYLGSVHFFDVLAPRRFCYTPGYATLGYGLPAAIGASLARPQAPVAVLLGDGAFMFSVQELATAVDLRLPLPIVVVDNGGYREIRDQQETRGIPPVGVDLPVPDLASLARAFGALGVRATDPGAVTALVADALSADRPTLIHLKTRTE is encoded by the coding sequence ATGAGCACGCGCAACGGCGGGGCCGCCGTCGTCGAGACGCTCGCCGCGCACGGCGTCGACACCGTCTTCGGGATCCCGGGCACCCACAACCTGGAGCTCTACCGGCACCTCGTCGCGTGCGGCATCCGGGCCGTCACGCCCCGCCACGAGCAGGGCGCGGGCTACGCGGCCGAGGGGTACGCGCGGGTCGGTGGGCGGCCCGGCGTCGTGCTGACCACCAGCGGTCCCGGCCTGACCAACGCGATGACGGCAGCCGCCACCGCCTACGCGGAGTCGCAGCCGATGCTCGTCCTCTCGCCGGGCGTGCCGACCGGCACCGAGGGCGCCGACCTCGGCCTGCTGCACGAGACGAAGGACGCGAGCGGCGCGATGGACCGCCTCGTCCGCTGGAGCCGGCGCGTCGAGAGCCCCGAGGAGGCCGCCGACGCCGTCACCGAGGCGTTCGCCACGTTCCGCGGAACGCGCCCGCGGCCGGTCCACGTCGAGGTCCCCCTGGACGTCCTCGAACGGGCGTGGGGCGGCAGCCCGTGGGTCGGGGCTGTCACGGCGGCACCCGAGCCCGACGCCGCCGACGTGCGGCGCGCGGCCACCCTGCTCGCCCGGGCGCGCCGGCCGCTGGTGATCGCGGGCGGCGGCGCCGTCGACGCCGCGGCGGAGGTTCGCGCGCTCGCCGAAGCGCTCGGCGCGCCCGTCGCCACCACGGTCAACGGCAAGGGCGTGCTCGACGAGTCGCACCCACTCGCCGTCGGCGCCGCCGTGCGGCTGCGGGCCCTGCAGAAGGCGACCGCGGACAGCGACGCGCTGATCGTGGTGGGCAGCGAACTCGGCGACGCAGACCTGTGGGAGGGCCGGATCGCGGCGCCGGCGGTGATCCGCTGCGACATCGACCCGGGACAGCTGCACAAGAACTGCCCGGCGGACGTCGCGCTGCTCGGCGACGCCGCGACCACCCTGCAGGCCCTGCTTGCGGCCCTCCCGGCGAATCCGACGAGCGACGCGTTCGTCGGTACCTATCCGACGAACGCGCCGTTCGTCGGAACGGATGGGCGCGCCGCGAGGGCGGGCGAGCTGCGGGAGGCGTGCCGCGCCGAGGCGAGGGGCGGCGCCGGAGCCTACGAGGAGATCAACGCCGCGGTCCGAGCCGCGCTGCCCGCGGACGGAGTGCTCGCCGGCGACAGCTCGCAGGTCACCTATCTGGGCTCGGTCCACTTCTTCGACGTCCTCGCGCCGCGCCGGTTCTGCTACACCCCGGGCTATGCGACGCTCGGCTACGGCCTGCCGGCGGCGATCGGGGCGTCGCTCGCCCGGCCGCAGGCCCCCGTGGCGGTTCTGCTGGGGGACGGGGCGTTCATGTTCTCCGTGCAGGAGCTGGCCACCGCCGTCGACCTGCGGCTGCCGCTGCCGATCGTCGTGGTCGACAACGGCGGCTACCGGGAGATCCGCGACCAGCAGGAGACGCGGGGAATCCCGCCCGTCGGTGTGGACCTCCCGGTGCCCGATCTCGCCTCGCTGGCCAGGGCGTTCGGCGCCCTCGGCGTGCGGGCGACCGACCCGGGCGCGGTCACCGCGCTCGTGGCCGACGCGCTGTCGGCCGACCGCCCGACCCTCATCCACCTGAAGACACGAACGGAGTGA
- a CDS encoding sodium:solute symporter: MDVAIVAVYLVAMIAFGFWGKRRATTESDFLVAGRRLGPLLYAGTMSALVLGGASTIGGVGLGYEYGLSGMWLVVAIGTGVLLLSLLFAGRVQRLGVYTVSQMLRLRYGPGASVLSGVVMFGYTLMLTVTSTIAYATIFAALLDLPRVPSILVGGLVVVLYSALGGMWSITLTDFVQFLIQTVGIFLILLPIVLVQAGGFSALPPEALSLTTIGGSTIVTYFVIYTFGLLIGQDIWQRVFTARSPGVARWAGAAAGVYCLLYGVAGALVGMGASVLVPGLEERDDAFTAVVGATMPPVLSGLVLAAALAAVMSTASGALIATATVFGKDIVQRLRSGAADASEDEHVRGNRVLIAAFGVVVIVIACILQDVVAALTIAYDILVGGLLVPILGGLVWRRATIVGAVAAMAIGTVATLATMAAVGDIYANEPIYVGLASGLVAFVAGSLASRPTASDVLAEWDRRSAGTGVTTRV, encoded by the coding sequence GTGGACGTCGCCATCGTCGCCGTGTACCTGGTCGCCATGATCGCCTTCGGCTTCTGGGGCAAGCGCCGCGCCACCACCGAGTCGGACTTCCTCGTGGCCGGACGCCGCCTCGGCCCGCTCCTCTACGCCGGGACGATGTCGGCCCTCGTGCTGGGCGGGGCGTCGACGATCGGCGGCGTCGGGCTGGGCTATGAGTACGGGCTGTCGGGCATGTGGCTGGTGGTCGCGATCGGCACCGGCGTACTGCTGCTGTCCCTGCTGTTCGCCGGCCGCGTGCAGCGGCTGGGCGTCTACACCGTGAGCCAGATGCTCCGGCTGCGGTACGGGCCGGGTGCGAGCGTGCTGTCGGGCGTCGTGATGTTCGGCTACACCCTGATGCTCACGGTGACCTCGACGATCGCCTACGCCACGATCTTCGCCGCCCTGCTCGACCTGCCGCGGGTGCCCTCGATCCTCGTCGGCGGCCTCGTCGTGGTGCTCTACTCGGCACTCGGTGGGATGTGGTCGATCACCCTGACCGACTTCGTGCAGTTCCTCATCCAGACCGTCGGGATCTTCCTCATCCTGCTGCCGATCGTGCTCGTCCAGGCGGGCGGGTTCTCCGCGCTGCCGCCGGAGGCGCTCTCGCTGACCACGATCGGCGGCAGCACGATCGTCACCTACTTCGTCATCTACACCTTCGGCCTGCTCATCGGCCAGGACATCTGGCAGCGCGTGTTCACTGCGCGCAGCCCCGGCGTCGCCCGCTGGGCGGGCGCGGCGGCCGGCGTGTACTGCCTGCTCTACGGCGTGGCCGGCGCGCTGGTCGGGATGGGGGCGAGTGTGCTCGTCCCGGGCCTCGAGGAGCGCGACGACGCGTTCACCGCCGTGGTGGGCGCGACCATGCCGCCGGTGCTGTCGGGCCTCGTGCTCGCCGCGGCGCTGGCCGCCGTCATGTCCACGGCGAGCGGCGCGCTGATCGCGACGGCCACCGTGTTCGGCAAGGACATCGTGCAGCGCCTTCGGAGCGGGGCTGCCGACGCGTCGGAAGACGAGCACGTGCGGGGCAACCGGGTGCTCATCGCGGCGTTCGGCGTGGTGGTGATCGTGATCGCGTGCATCCTGCAGGACGTCGTGGCCGCGCTGACCATCGCCTACGACATCCTGGTCGGCGGCCTGCTGGTGCCGATCCTCGGCGGTCTGGTGTGGCGGCGGGCCACGATCGTGGGCGCGGTGGCGGCGATGGCCATCGGTACCGTGGCGACGCTGGCCACGATGGCGGCGGTGGGCGACATCTACGCGAACGAGCCGATCTACGTCGGGCTCGCGTCCGGGCTCGTCGCGTTCGTGGCGGGGAGCCTCGCGTCCCGGCCGACCGCGTCCGACGTGCTCGCCGAGTGGGACCGGCGCAGCGCCGGGACGGGTGTGACGACGCGGGTGTGA
- a CDS encoding VOC family protein, with product MIRKLSHACVYVLDQDRAKEFYTEKLGFEVRSDVRMGSEFEGAGEGFRWLTVCPPDQPDVEIILADPGMGHDAESAQQIRALVAKGAMGPGAMTTDDIRKTFEELSGRGVVFTQEPVTRPYGVEALFRDDSGNWFSLTQPNA from the coding sequence GTGATCAGGAAGCTGTCCCACGCCTGCGTCTACGTGCTGGACCAGGACCGGGCGAAGGAGTTCTACACGGAGAAGCTCGGCTTCGAGGTGCGCAGCGACGTGCGGATGGGCAGTGAGTTCGAGGGAGCGGGTGAGGGGTTCCGCTGGCTCACCGTCTGCCCACCCGACCAGCCGGACGTGGAGATCATCCTGGCCGACCCCGGCATGGGCCACGACGCCGAGAGCGCCCAGCAGATCCGTGCACTCGTGGCGAAGGGGGCGATGGGTCCCGGGGCGATGACCACCGACGACATCCGGAAGACCTTCGAAGAGCTGTCGGGTCGCGGGGTCGTGTTCACGCAGGAGCCGGTGACCCGGCCCTACGGCGTGGAGGCGCTGTTCCGCGACGACTCCGGCAATTGGTTCAGCCTCACCCAGCCCAACGCGTAG
- the ruvC gene encoding crossover junction endodeoxyribonuclease RuvC, translated as MRVLGVDPGLTRCGLGVVDGAGGRRVRCVAVDVVRTPADAPLPERLLAVGAEVERWIERHRPDVVAVERVFSQHNVRTVMGTAQVSGVIAMLAAKAGLPVAFHTPSEVKAAVTGEGRAGKQQVTTMVTRLLALEEAPRPADAADALALAICHCWRAPMLDRMAQAQARSAELARAHKARLEAARRAGEAS; from the coding sequence GTGCGGGTGCTCGGCGTCGACCCGGGGTTGACCCGGTGCGGGCTCGGGGTCGTCGACGGGGCGGGTGGGCGGCGGGTGCGGTGCGTCGCGGTGGACGTCGTGCGCACCCCGGCCGACGCGCCGTTGCCCGAACGGCTGCTCGCCGTGGGCGCCGAGGTCGAGCGGTGGATCGAGCGGCACCGGCCGGACGTGGTGGCCGTGGAGCGGGTGTTCAGCCAGCACAACGTCCGCACCGTCATGGGCACGGCGCAGGTGAGCGGCGTCATCGCGATGCTCGCGGCCAAGGCCGGCCTGCCGGTGGCGTTCCACACGCCCAGCGAGGTGAAGGCCGCGGTCACCGGCGAGGGGCGCGCGGGCAAGCAGCAGGTCACGACGATGGTCACGCGGCTGCTCGCACTCGAGGAGGCGCCGCGGCCCGCCGATGCGGCCGACGCCCTCGCGCTGGCCATCTGCCACTGCTGGCGCGCGCCGATGCTCGACCGGATGGCGCAGGCGCAGGCGCGGTCGGCCGAGCTCGCCCGCGCACACAAGGCGCGGCTGGAGGCCGCGCGACGTGCGGGGGAGGCATCGTGA
- the ruvA gene encoding Holliday junction branch migration protein RuvA — translation MISSVRGEVLEIGLDHAVVEVGGVGLAVQATPGTLARLRRGEQGRLATSLVVREDSLTLFGFADEEERELFGLLQTVSGIGPRIALATLAVLSPDALRRALVDGDLTTLTRVPGIGRKGAERLALELRDKVVAPAASPATLPIAANGANPRRDQVVEALVGLGFAAKPAEGAVDAVLAGDGEADASALLRAALTRLGGKGR, via the coding sequence GTGATCAGCTCGGTGCGCGGCGAGGTGCTGGAGATCGGCCTCGACCACGCGGTCGTCGAGGTCGGCGGGGTCGGCCTCGCCGTGCAGGCCACCCCGGGCACGCTCGCCCGGCTGCGCCGCGGTGAGCAGGGCAGGCTCGCCACCTCCCTGGTGGTGCGCGAGGACTCGCTCACCCTGTTCGGGTTCGCCGACGAGGAGGAGCGGGAGCTGTTCGGCCTGCTGCAGACCGTGAGCGGGATCGGGCCGCGCATCGCGCTCGCCACGCTCGCCGTGCTGAGCCCGGACGCGCTGCGCCGCGCCCTCGTCGACGGTGACCTGACCACGCTCACCCGGGTGCCCGGGATCGGCCGCAAGGGCGCCGAGCGGCTCGCCCTCGAGCTGCGAGACAAGGTCGTCGCCCCCGCGGCCTCGCCCGCGACGCTGCCGATCGCGGCGAACGGGGCGAACCCTCGCCGCGACCAGGTGGTGGAGGCGCTGGTCGGCCTCGGCTTCGCGGCCAAGCCTGCTGAGGGGGCGGTCGACGCCGTGCTGGCCGGTGACGGGGAGGCCGACGCGAGCGCGCTGCTGCGGGCCGCGCTGACGAGGCTGGGTGGCAAGGGCCGGTGA
- the ruvB gene encoding Holliday junction branch migration DNA helicase RuvB: MTELSLTPAPEPEDIEADASLRPRNLTEFIGQPRVREQLELVLEGARRRGQPPDHILLSGPPGLGKTSLALIVAAEMGAAIRLTSGPALERAGDLAAMLSNLEPGDVLFIDEIHRTARPAEEMLYLAMEDFRVDVVVGKGPGATSIPLDIAPFTLVGATTRSGALTGPLRDRFGFTAHMEFYEPAELELVLRRAAVILDVDLRPDGAEEIALRSRGTPRIANRLLRRVRDFAEVRADGAVTRAVARDALAVYDVDELGLDRLDRAVLGALVKSFGGGPVGVSTLAVAVGEEPGTVEEVCEPYLVRAGMLARTPRGRVATAAAWSHLGIAAPPDVTPGGPPALF; this comes from the coding sequence GTGACCGAGCTCTCGCTCACCCCGGCGCCCGAGCCGGAGGACATCGAGGCCGACGCCTCGCTGCGCCCACGCAACCTCACCGAGTTCATCGGGCAGCCGCGGGTGCGCGAGCAGCTGGAGCTCGTGCTCGAGGGGGCCCGCCGCCGCGGCCAGCCGCCCGACCACATCCTGCTGTCCGGGCCGCCAGGGCTCGGCAAGACGAGCCTCGCGCTCATCGTGGCCGCCGAGATGGGCGCGGCGATCCGGCTGACGTCCGGCCCCGCCCTCGAACGCGCGGGCGACCTCGCCGCGATGCTGTCCAACCTCGAACCGGGCGACGTCCTGTTCATCGACGAGATCCACCGGACGGCCCGGCCCGCCGAGGAGATGCTGTACCTCGCGATGGAGGACTTCCGGGTCGACGTGGTCGTCGGCAAGGGGCCGGGCGCCACGTCCATCCCGCTCGACATCGCCCCGTTCACGCTGGTGGGCGCCACCACCCGGTCCGGCGCGCTCACCGGGCCCCTGCGCGACCGGTTCGGGTTCACCGCCCACATGGAGTTCTACGAGCCCGCCGAGCTGGAGCTCGTGCTGCGCCGCGCCGCCGTGATCCTGGACGTCGACCTGCGCCCGGACGGCGCCGAGGAGATCGCGCTGCGCTCGCGCGGCACACCGCGCATCGCCAACCGGCTGCTGCGCCGCGTGCGCGACTTCGCCGAGGTGCGCGCCGACGGGGCCGTCACCCGCGCCGTGGCGCGCGACGCGCTGGCCGTCTACGACGTCGACGAGCTCGGCCTCGACCGGCTGGACCGGGCGGTGCTCGGAGCGCTGGTGAAGTCGTTCGGTGGCGGGCCGGTGGGCGTATCCACGCTGGCAGTGGCGGTGGGAGAGGAACCGGGTACCGTCGAGGAGGTCTGCGAGCCCTACCTCGTGCGGGCCGGAATGTTGGCCCGCACGCCGCGGGGCCGGGTGGCCACCGCCGCCGCCTGGTCACATCTGGGCATCGCTGCGCCACCCGACGTCACTCCGGGTGGCCCTCCCGCGTTGTTCTGA
- the yajC gene encoding preprotein translocase subunit YajC: protein MEFLFPLLILLLFIPIFLSGRRQKRQMQQMQQMQAALEPGDVIVTTSGLRGTIVDASYEDTIDIEIADGIVTTWVRGAVREKVVEQATAEEAPVEEPTTETAAIEDEPATPSLEKTAPEKKDESTNGTARS from the coding sequence ATGGAATTCCTGTTCCCCCTGCTGATCCTGCTGCTGTTCATCCCGATCTTCCTGTCGGGGCGGCGCCAGAAGCGGCAGATGCAGCAGATGCAGCAGATGCAGGCCGCCCTCGAGCCCGGGGACGTCATCGTGACCACCTCGGGCCTGCGCGGCACCATCGTCGACGCCTCATACGAGGACACGATCGACATCGAGATCGCCGACGGCATCGTCACCACCTGGGTGCGGGGCGCGGTCCGCGAGAAGGTCGTCGAGCAGGCCACCGCTGAGGAGGCTCCGGTCGAGGAGCCCACCACGGAGACCGCGGCCATCGAGGACGAGCCGGCGACGCCTTCGCTGGAGAAGACGGCGCCCGAGAAGAAGGACGAGTCGACGAACGGCACCGCCCGCAGCTGA